CAAATTGACGCGCATCAACTTGATCCAAAGGACTTACTGAAGAATGCATTTGAGTTGGCCAATCAATTGGAGCCAAACTTAAAGGCTTTTGTTTCTAGGCATTCCTTAGAAGATCTCATTAAGTCGATTGCACCAGGCCCTTTATCGGGCATCCCAATTGGTATCAAAGACATTATTAACACTCAAGATTTGCCAACCACCAATGGTTCGCCAATCTATACCAATCATCGTCCATCGCAAGATGCGCCAATCGTCCTGAAGATCAGGGCTTTAGGCGGAATTGTTTTTGGTAAGACAGTAACTACTCAATTTGCCTGGAAAACTCCAGGCCCAACGGTCAATCCCCACAATTCCGCTCATACCCCTGGCGGTTCATCTAGTGGATCTGCGGCAGCAGTCGCTGCTGGTGTTGTCCCGCTGGCCTTGGGTACACAGACAGTTGGCTCGGTTGTCAGACCTGCTGCATTTTGTGGGGTCGTGGGATTTAAGCCAAGTTTTGGTGCCATCTCCAAAGAAGGCGCTCATCCACTTTCATATGCATTGGATCACATTGGGTTCTTTACTCGATCGGTAGAAGATGTCGCATATGCCTATCAATTGCTCAAAGAGGGCAGTGTTTATCGGGGTACCAAAACAAAGGTAAGCGACGTAGCGCAATTGAGTATCAACCATATACCTAAGATTGCATTGCTCAAAACACCGTTTGATCACTTAATGAGTGCTGAGCAAGAGCAGACGATCCAAACGGCGATCAAAAAAT
This DNA window, taken from Polynucleobacter sp. MWH-UH25E, encodes the following:
- a CDS encoding amidase — encoded protein: MKNSHQALGLIAAAKQIDAHQLDPKDLLKNAFELANQLEPNLKAFVSRHSLEDLIKSIAPGPLSGIPIGIKDIINTQDLPTTNGSPIYTNHRPSQDAPIVLKIRALGGIVFGKTVTTQFAWKTPGPTVNPHNSAHTPGGSSSGSAAAVAAGVVPLALGTQTVGSVVRPAAFCGVVGFKPSFGAISKEGAHPLSYALDHIGFFTRSVEDVAYAYQLLKEGSVYRGTKTKVSDVAQLSINHIPKIALLKTPFDHLMSAEQEQTIQTAIKKLQQAGASVETLELPSQYWDGVNQMPTIMAYEAAQIHYEHLRNHSGLLCENIKELAAKGADYSRAEYEAALSQQAQLRKSVSEIFKEFDGLLLAPATGEAPRDLTWTGDPSFCALGSYLGIPAINLPAGKSANGLPLGIQLMGNYQDDEALLKLAKFAEQALLD